A single region of the Lacerta agilis isolate rLacAgi1 chromosome 9, rLacAgi1.pri, whole genome shotgun sequence genome encodes:
- the NEK1 gene encoding serine/threonine-protein kinase Nek1 isoform X4 codes for MDKYIKVQKIGEGSFGKAILVKAKENGKQYVIKEINISKMSNKEREESRREVAVLANMKHPNIVLYRESFEEGGCLYIVMDYCEGGDLFKKINTQKGVLFSEDQIMDWFVQICLALKHVHDRKILHRDIKSQNIFLTKDGTIQLGDFGIARVLNSTVELARTCIGTPYYLSPEICENKPYNNKSDIWALGCVLYEMCTLKHAFEAGNMKNLVLKIISGSFPPVSVHYSHDLRSLISQLFKRNPRDRPSVNSILEKIFIAKRIEKFLTPQLIAEEFSHKVFQKFGPHAGPAKRPAQGQNLASAAPAQKITKPAAKYGVPLMLKKSEDAAKKPYEKPSIKCRQAPPPPVKKGKAVEERRKMFEEAAKKKRHDMFEKDKRQREQISFLKAEQMRRLEKERMERINRAREQGWRNVLSAGGSGEIKAPFFGGGGAIVPLPVPGRGQYEHYHAIFDQMQQQKENIKVTEGRDAELREKHVPEPIERGPPGIHAGVPNGPAVHHHSPDADAIRKRMKRLEEVSRQANANRLD; via the exons ATGGACAAATATATTAAGGTGCAAAAGATTGGTGAAGGATCTTTTGGGAAAGCAATTCTGGttaaagcaaaggaaaatggCAAACAGTATGTTATTAAGGAGATCAATATATCCAAG atgtcgaataaagagagagaagaatcaAGGAGAGAAGTTGCAGTATTGGCAAACATGAAACATCCAAATATTGTGCTATACAGAGAATCATTTGAAG AAGGTGGCTGTCTTTACATAGTGATGGACTATTGTGAAGGAGGAGacctgtttaaaaaaattaatacacaGAAAGGTGTCTTATTTTCAGAAGACCAG ATCATGGATTGGTTTGTACAGATCTGCTTAGCACTGAAACATGTGCATGACAGAAAAATTTTGCATCGAGACATAAAGTCACAG AATATATTTTTAACCAAAGATGGAACAATACAGTTGGGGGACTTTGGAATAGCTCGAGTTCTTAATAG tacagTGGAACTTGCTCGAACTTGCATAGGAACGCCGTATTACTTGTCGCCAGAAATCTGTGAGAATAAGCCTTACAACAATAAAAG TGACATATGGGCTCTTGGTTGTGTTCTCTATGAAATGTGCACACTGAAACATGCA TTTGAAGCTGGAAATATGAAAAATCTGGTACTCAAGATAATTTCTGGATCATTTCCTCCTGTTTCTGTGCATTATTCTCATGACCTCCGGAGTCTGATTTCACAGTTATTTAAACGAAATCCTAGGGATAGGCCGTCAGTCAACTCCATATTGGAGAAAATTTTTATAGCTAAGCGTATTGAAAAATTTCTAACACCCCAG CTTATCGCAGAAGAATTTAGCCATAAAGTATTTCAGAAGTTTGGACCTCATGCTGGACCAG CAAAGAGACCAGCTCAAGGACAAAACTTGGCCTCTGCTGCACCAGCtcaaaaaatcacaaaacctgCTGCTAAATATGGAGTGCCTTTAATGCTTAAGAAGTCTGAGGATGCAGCTAAAAAGCCCTATGAGAAGCCTTCAATTAAATGCCGACAG GCCCCTCCACCTCCAGTGAAGAAAGGGAAAGCAgtagaagaaaggaggaaaaTGTTTGAG GAAGCTGCTAAAAAGAAAAGACACGACATGTTTGAGAAGGACAAAAGACAGCGTGAACAG ATCAGTTTCCTCAAGGCTGAGCAGATGAGAAGACTTGAGAAGGAAAGG ATGGAAAGAATAAACAGAGCCAGGGAGCAAGGATGGAGGAATGTGCTCAGTGCAGGTGGAAGTGGTGAAATCAAG GCTCCGTTTTTTGGAGGTGGAGGAGCTATTGTGCCTTTACCTGTGCCTGGTCGAGGACAATATGAACACTATCATGCTATTTTTGATCAGATGCAGCaacaaaaggaaaatattaaAGTAACAGAGGGAAGAGATGCTGAATTGAGAGAGAAACATGTTCCAGAACCTATTGAAAG AGGACCACCTGGAATTCATGCAGGAGTTCCTAATGGGCCTGCAGTTCATCATCATTCACCTGATGCTGATGCAATTAGGAAAAGAATGAAAAGATTGGAGGAGGTGTCTAGACAAGCCAATGCAAACAGGTTGGACTGA